Proteins from a genomic interval of Euzebya sp.:
- a CDS encoding SDR family NAD(P)-dependent oxidoreductase, translating into MDFDGKVAIVTGAASGIGRAAAIRLAADGAAVIVSDVVAAGGKETARLITDAGGLATYVHADVSRESDAAELVAAAKDTYGGLDIAVNNAGILGGFVPGADIAVADFDRIIAVNVRGVFLGMVTQIPAMRERGGGAIVNVASAAGVQVQPLAAAYTASKHAVVGLTKGFACDHAAEGIRINAVAPGAVATNIASHLDPQILAAMGDRPDPSPLGRAAQPEELANAIAWLASDEASFLIGSNVLVDGGLTLRLG; encoded by the coding sequence ATGGACTTCGATGGGAAGGTCGCCATCGTCACCGGTGCGGCGTCCGGGATCGGCCGGGCCGCGGCCATCCGGCTGGCGGCTGACGGCGCTGCGGTCATCGTCTCGGACGTGGTGGCCGCCGGGGGGAAGGAGACGGCCCGGCTGATCACCGACGCCGGCGGCCTGGCCACCTACGTGCACGCCGACGTCAGCCGCGAGTCGGACGCCGCCGAGCTGGTCGCCGCCGCGAAGGACACCTACGGCGGGCTGGACATCGCCGTCAACAACGCCGGGATCCTCGGCGGGTTCGTGCCGGGAGCGGACATCGCGGTGGCCGACTTCGACCGCATCATCGCCGTCAACGTCCGCGGGGTCTTCCTCGGCATGGTCACCCAGATCCCGGCGATGCGCGAGCGCGGCGGCGGCGCGATCGTGAACGTCGCGTCGGCTGCGGGCGTGCAGGTCCAGCCGCTGGCCGCCGCGTACACCGCGAGCAAGCACGCCGTGGTGGGCCTCACCAAGGGCTTCGCCTGCGACCACGCCGCGGAGGGCATCCGCATCAACGCCGTGGCCCCGGGTGCGGTGGCGACGAACATCGCGTCCCACCTCGACCCGCAGATCCTCGCGGCCATGGGCGACCGGCCCGATCCGAGCCCCCTCGGCCGCGCGGCCCAGCCCGAGGAGCTGGCCAACGCGATCGCCTGGCTCGCCAGCGACGAGGCGTCGTTCCTCATCGGCTCCAACGTGCTGGTGGACGGGGGTCTGACCCTGCGACTCGGCTGA
- a CDS encoding amino acid ABC transporter permease: MSTTAPLPPLRSQEKPPLYRDVRVIRWVGQLIVLGLIIALALYLFDNVRTNLTRSGLPTGFAFLDGRFGSAIPGIDGSAAFTVREAFFAGYLNTVRVILFGIPGCTIIGILIGVARLSANGAVRAFGTAYVEIFRNIPALVWIFIAYYAVTLSVLPQITEAPTPLDAFVISNRGIGIPWFNPDANGLAFLGAIGLALVGTVLVVTWRGRVNARTGAPARGGLFGIIAFLVLLAIGNFVAGNALALDPAMVDGRQVGGGMTVDPRYAAVTVALTLYTASHVAEIVRGAILAIHKGQTEAANAIALTTFQRYRFIILPQAFRIMIPPLANQYLNITKNSSLAVAASFIEIAAIFTRIVNNAAPAVQGVVVLMLLYLSFSLTISLIANVINRRLALVER, from the coding sequence GTGTCAACAACCGCGCCCCTGCCGCCGCTGCGCAGCCAGGAGAAGCCGCCCCTCTACCGCGACGTCCGCGTGATCCGCTGGGTGGGGCAGCTGATCGTCCTCGGGTTGATCATCGCCCTGGCCCTCTACCTGTTCGACAACGTGCGGACGAACCTCACGCGGTCGGGCCTGCCGACCGGGTTCGCCTTCCTCGACGGGCGCTTCGGGTCGGCGATCCCCGGGATCGACGGCAGCGCGGCGTTCACGGTCCGCGAGGCGTTCTTCGCCGGCTACCTGAACACCGTCCGGGTGATCCTGTTCGGGATCCCCGGCTGCACGATCATCGGCATCCTGATCGGCGTCGCCCGGCTGTCGGCGAACGGCGCGGTGCGGGCCTTCGGCACCGCCTACGTCGAGATCTTCCGCAACATCCCCGCGCTGGTGTGGATCTTCATCGCCTACTACGCGGTCACCCTCTCGGTCCTCCCGCAGATCACCGAGGCGCCGACGCCGCTCGACGCGTTCGTCATCTCGAACCGCGGCATCGGGATCCCCTGGTTCAACCCGGACGCGAACGGCCTCGCGTTCCTCGGCGCGATCGGGCTCGCCCTGGTCGGCACCGTCCTGGTGGTCACCTGGCGCGGACGCGTGAACGCCCGCACCGGTGCACCGGCCCGCGGCGGGCTGTTCGGCATCATCGCCTTCCTGGTGCTGCTCGCGATCGGCAACTTCGTCGCCGGCAACGCCCTCGCCCTCGACCCGGCCATGGTCGACGGCCGGCAGGTCGGGGGCGGCATGACCGTCGACCCGCGCTACGCCGCGGTCACCGTCGCCCTGACGCTGTACACGGCCTCGCACGTCGCCGAGATCGTCCGCGGCGCGATCCTGGCGATCCACAAGGGCCAGACCGAGGCGGCGAACGCGATCGCGCTGACCACGTTCCAGCGCTACCGGTTCATCATCCTCCCCCAGGCGTTCCGGATCATGATCCCACCCCTCGCGAACCAGTACCTCAACATCACGAAGAACTCGTCGCTGGCGGTGGCGGCCAGCTTCATCGAGATCGCGGCGATCTTCACCCGCATCGTCAACAACGCGGCCCCGGCCGTGCAGGGCGTGGTCGTGCTGATGCTGCTCTACCTCAGCTTCAGCCTGACGATCTCGCTGATCGCGAACGTCATCAACCGCCGTCTGGCCCTGGTGGAGCGGTAG
- a CDS encoding amino acid ABC transporter permease translates to MSSLRAETQTPGNEDQPVAPDAPPPPGSGGGPVTFLRENLFKDAKNSVLTILFGLFLAYVAYRAVGFVLFNEKVVVGGETVSGWTVIRDRLETYMVGTQFPNAGIGYPILWIAIYTVALALGFGTAKVPGVAVPPMRTRTKVGIIAPPVLAVAVLLGMTETITPTLLTLGLIVPYVVGQQLPRVLPDAVMARKGLILSLLGILAFLFETGYNPTNVDEFGGLLLTINVAAISIVLCFPLGVVLALVRRSTFTLLRPISVLYIELIRGVPLITLLFMGQFAIGFFLPPSVDSPPDVIRAIIMFTLFSAAYVAEIVRGGLQSVPSGQTEAGQAVGLRPLTITGRIVLPQALRNSIPALVGQFISLLKDTTLLVIIGQFDLLGVSDPILASPQFQNQGFAPEVYAFVAFMFWVMCFSMSRASQRLETKLGVGTR, encoded by the coding sequence ATGAGCTCCCTGCGCGCAGAGACCCAGACGCCCGGCAACGAGGACCAGCCGGTCGCGCCCGACGCGCCGCCGCCCCCCGGCAGCGGCGGGGGCCCGGTGACCTTCCTCCGCGAGAACCTGTTCAAGGACGCGAAGAACAGCGTCCTGACGATCCTCTTCGGCCTGTTCCTCGCCTACGTCGCCTACCGGGCGGTCGGGTTCGTCCTGTTCAACGAGAAGGTCGTCGTCGGCGGGGAGACCGTCAGCGGCTGGACCGTCATCCGGGACCGCCTCGAGACCTACATGGTCGGCACGCAGTTCCCGAACGCGGGCATCGGCTACCCGATCCTGTGGATCGCCATCTACACCGTCGCCCTGGCTCTCGGCTTCGGGACCGCGAAGGTGCCCGGCGTGGCCGTGCCCCCGATGCGGACCCGCACCAAGGTCGGGATCATCGCCCCGCCGGTCCTGGCCGTCGCCGTGCTGCTCGGCATGACCGAGACGATCACCCCGACGTTGCTCACCCTCGGGCTGATCGTCCCCTACGTGGTCGGCCAGCAGCTGCCGAGGGTGCTGCCGGACGCGGTGATGGCCCGCAAGGGCCTCATCCTGTCCCTCCTCGGGATCCTCGCGTTCCTCTTCGAGACCGGCTACAACCCGACGAACGTCGACGAGTTCGGCGGCCTGCTGCTCACGATCAACGTCGCGGCGATCTCGATCGTGCTGTGCTTCCCCCTCGGCGTCGTGCTCGCGCTGGTCCGCCGATCGACCTTCACGCTGCTGCGGCCGATCTCGGTCCTGTACATCGAGCTGATCCGCGGCGTCCCGCTGATCACCCTGCTGTTCATGGGCCAGTTCGCGATCGGGTTCTTCCTGCCGCCCAGCGTGGACTCCCCGCCGGACGTGATCCGCGCGATCATCATGTTCACGCTCTTCAGCGCCGCGTACGTCGCCGAGATCGTGCGCGGCGGCCTGCAGTCGGTGCCGAGCGGCCAGACCGAGGCCGGACAGGCCGTCGGCCTCCGGCCCCTGACGATCACCGGCCGCATCGTGCTGCCCCAGGCGCTGCGGAACTCGATCCCCGCCCTGGTCGGGCAGTTCATCAGCCTGCTGAAGGACACGACCCTGCTGGTCATCATCGGCCAGTTCGACCTGCTGGGCGTGTCCGACCCGATCCTCGCCAGCCCGCAGTTCCAGAACCAGGGCTTCGCGCCGGAGGTCTACGCCTTCGTCGCCTTCATGTTCTGGGTGATGTGCTTCTCCATGTCCCGCGCATCGCAACGACTCGAGACCAAGCTTGGAGTTGGAACCCGATGA
- a CDS encoding amino acid ABC transporter ATP-binding protein translates to MSDVEDLRKGALEPGGTGEAIITLSDVDKFYGDFQALRDINLVVGQQEVVVVIGPSGSGKSTMIRCINHLEEHTKGTIVVDGIELSQDVRNIQEIRRECGMVFQSFNLFPHMTVMENITLGPRQVRKQAKAEAEEEAMRLLTLVKIPEQAQKYPGQLSGGQQQRVAIARALAMKPKVMLFDEPTSALDPEMVKEVLDAMQDLAQSGMTMIVVTHEMGFARAVADRVVFMADGEIVEVGTPQHFFENPTEERTKLFLSQIL, encoded by the coding sequence ATGAGCGACGTCGAAGACCTCCGCAAGGGCGCCCTCGAGCCGGGCGGCACCGGCGAGGCCATCATCACGCTGTCCGACGTCGACAAGTTCTACGGCGACTTCCAGGCCCTCCGGGACATCAACCTCGTCGTGGGCCAGCAGGAGGTGGTCGTCGTGATCGGCCCCTCCGGCTCCGGCAAGTCGACGATGATCCGCTGCATCAACCACCTGGAGGAGCACACGAAGGGCACGATCGTCGTCGACGGGATCGAGCTGTCCCAGGACGTCCGCAACATCCAGGAGATCCGCCGGGAGTGCGGCATGGTCTTCCAGTCCTTCAACCTGTTCCCGCACATGACGGTGATGGAGAACATCACCCTCGGGCCCCGGCAGGTCCGCAAGCAGGCGAAGGCGGAGGCGGAGGAGGAGGCCATGCGCCTCCTCACCCTCGTCAAGATCCCCGAGCAGGCCCAGAAGTACCCGGGGCAGCTGTCCGGCGGCCAGCAGCAGCGCGTCGCGATCGCCCGGGCGCTCGCGATGAAGCCGAAGGTGATGCTGTTCGACGAGCCGACGTCGGCGCTCGACCCGGAGATGGTGAAGGAGGTCCTCGACGCGATGCAGGACCTGGCCCAGTCCGGCATGACCATGATCGTGGTGACCCACGAGATGGGCTTCGCCCGGGCCGTCGCCGACCGGGTCGTGTTCATGGCCGACGGCGAGATCGTCGAGGTCGGCACCCCCCAGCACTTCTTCGAGAACCCCACCGAGGAGCGCACCAAGCTGTTCCTGAGCCAGATCCTCTAG